A region from the Methanoculleus sp. SDB genome encodes:
- a CDS encoding pyruvoyl-dependent arginine decarboxylase (PvlArgDC; converts arginine to agmatine and carbon dioxide; has a role in polyamine metabolism; in Methanococcus jannaschii this enzyme self-cleaves at serine-serine bond to form alpha (N-terminal) and beta (C-terminal) subunits; the alpha subunit contains a catalytically active pyruvoyl group; the beta subunit contains the substrate-binding residues; forms homotrimers of the alpha/beta complex): MFVPKKVFFTSGAGKHKERLASFEMALRDARIECYNLVTVSSILPPKCQIISKEEGLKQLEAGSIVFTVMSRLSSNEPSRRVATSVGVAIPENMEVQWGYFAEHHSFGQDKKRAGAYAEQLAYDMYESITDKLPQKTLNITESAEVSDEGEWTTVIAAAIFLME; encoded by the coding sequence ATGTTCGTGCCGAAGAAAGTTTTTTTCACATCCGGAGCTGGTAAACACAAGGAACGTCTTGCTTCCTTTGAGATGGCACTTCGTGATGCCCGAATCGAATGCTACAATCTTGTCACAGTCAGCTCGATTCTCCCGCCGAAATGCCAGATAATCTCAAAGGAAGAGGGGCTCAAACAGCTGGAAGCCGGCAGTATCGTCTTTACCGTCATGTCACGCCTCTCATCAAATGAACCATCCCGTCGCGTTGCTACTTCAGTCGGAGTGGCAATCCCGGAAAATATGGAGGTTCAGTGGGGCTATTTCGCGGAACACCATTCTTTCGGACAGGATAAAAAGCGGGCGGGCGCGTATGCCGAACAACTCGCGTATGACATGTATGAGAGTATTACCGATAAACTGCCCCAGAAAACCCTGAATATTACCGAATCCGCGGAAGTCAGCGATGAAGGTGAATGGACCACCGTTATTGCCGCCGCCATATTTCTGATGGAGTAA
- a CDS encoding proline--tRNA ligase, with protein sequence MEEEGGSLPAKKDFSAWYNDILWRAEVMDVRYPVKGLYVWYPHGFALRRAVYQSLRDLLDVDHQEALFPLLIPKTEFMKEAEHIKGFEEEVYWVTHGGLNELDIPLALRPTSETAIYPIYALWVRSHADLPMKLYQIVNTFRYETKHTRPLIRLREITSFKEAHTVHATWEDAERQVEAAVELYRTFYKRLCVPVIVSRRPDWDKFPGADYTLATDTVMPDGRTLQIGTAHHLGDHFSKTFDITYEDPDGNQQYAYQTCYGISERSIAAIISIHGDDRGLVLPPDVAPVQVVIVPIIIGKRGEEVLAHAAACEEELKRAGFRVRTDSRSLRPGAKYYHWEMRGVPLRIEIGPRDIDSGSAVTVTRLGEKTTVARTGLCDSIARLLDSFAATLRSRAEERMKECITPVTSLDEAASAIESGIAVVQWCGAPDCAEEVEQRVDASILGTDVRSPYISDTCGPCIVCGKEGKPAILGRSY encoded by the coding sequence ATGGAAGAAGAGGGCGGCTCGCTTCCCGCAAAGAAAGACTTCAGCGCATGGTATAACGATATTTTGTGGCGGGCAGAAGTGATGGATGTCCGCTATCCCGTCAAGGGGCTGTATGTCTGGTATCCGCATGGATTTGCCCTGCGACGTGCCGTCTACCAGTCGCTCCGCGATCTCCTTGATGTCGACCATCAGGAGGCGCTATTCCCCCTTCTCATCCCGAAAACGGAGTTTATGAAAGAGGCGGAGCATATCAAGGGCTTTGAGGAAGAGGTGTACTGGGTTACTCACGGAGGTCTTAACGAGCTGGACATCCCTCTTGCACTTCGCCCCACAAGTGAAACGGCCATTTACCCGATTTATGCCCTCTGGGTGCGATCCCACGCAGATCTGCCGATGAAACTCTATCAGATTGTCAACACCTTCCGGTACGAAACGAAGCATACCCGGCCGCTGATCCGGCTGCGGGAGATCACGTCGTTTAAGGAGGCGCATACCGTTCATGCCACGTGGGAGGACGCCGAGCGCCAGGTTGAAGCTGCAGTGGAACTGTACCGGACCTTTTACAAACGGCTGTGTGTCCCTGTCATCGTGTCACGGAGGCCGGACTGGGACAAGTTTCCGGGTGCCGACTACACGCTTGCCACCGATACCGTCATGCCGGACGGGCGTACACTGCAGATAGGCACCGCACACCATCTCGGCGATCACTTCTCCAAAACGTTTGACATTACATACGAGGATCCCGACGGTAATCAGCAGTATGCGTACCAGACCTGTTACGGCATCTCAGAACGGTCGATTGCCGCGATAATCAGCATCCACGGCGATGACCGCGGACTGGTCCTTCCTCCCGACGTGGCTCCGGTACAGGTTGTCATCGTCCCCATTATTATCGGGAAGCGCGGCGAAGAAGTGCTTGCGCACGCCGCGGCATGCGAGGAGGAGCTGAAGCGGGCAGGATTCCGTGTCAGGACCGATTCCCGGTCTCTCCGCCCCGGTGCAAAATATTACCACTGGGAGATGCGCGGGGTGCCGCTCAGGATTGAAATCGGGCCCCGTGACATAGATTCCGGTTCTGCCGTCACCGTCACCCGCCTTGGAGAGAAAACCACGGTGGCGAGGACGGGGCTTTGCGACAGTATCGCCCGGTTGCTCGACAGTTTTGCGGCAACCCTCCGGAGCCGTGCCGAAGAGCGGATGAAGGAGTGCATCACCCCCGTGACGTCGCTGGATGAGGCGGCGTCAGCCATCGAATCGGGCATCGCAGTGGTGCAATGGTGCGGCGCCCCGGACTGCGCGGAAGAGGTCGAACAGAGAGTAGACGCGAGCATTCTCGGTACGGATGTTCGATCGCCCTATATCTCCGACACCTGCGGGCCCTGCATCGTCTGTGGAAAAGAGGGAAAACCGGCCATTCTCGGCAGAAGTTACTAA